The Toxorhynchites rutilus septentrionalis strain SRP chromosome 3, ASM2978413v1, whole genome shotgun sequence genome includes a region encoding these proteins:
- the LOC129779254 gene encoding katanin p60 ATPase-containing subunit A-like 1, translated as MTIVMAGLTTTEICENTKIAREMAVMGNYDSAGIYYEGVLQMLRKLLMGISEPIRKGKWVMIQQEINKEYTQMKLIQKTLTEITMDLQNAPLQARIRTPLHETANKDPAAWFRADPDIWAPPNPNRDPDVWGPPPMPLEREHNTGGRTIASRSQSRSSTALNRKAEVNRKNAVTKSATSSVISSRRTVSSSVRTNGKTATLPRSKGKPSANAAGDTGSEGSKGEKSDKEKNDDDKEDQENQEEPERKFEPASHVDVDLVDMLERDILQKNPNIHWDDIADLHEAKRLLEEAVVLPMWMPDYFKGIRRPWKGVLMVGPPGTGKTMLAKAVATECGTTFFNVSSSTLTSKYRGESEKLVRLLFEMARFYAPSTIFIDEIDSLCSRRGSESEHEASRRVKSELLVQMDGVSNDEATKIVMVLAATNFPWDIDEALRRRLEKRIYIPLPNKEGREALLKINLREVKVGETVDLNLIATRLDGYSGADITNVCRDASMMSMRRKIAGLKPEQIRQLAKEELDLPVSNQDFTEAIAKCNKSVSKDDLIKYQQWMREFGSS; from the exons ATGACAATTGTAATGGCTGGCCTAACGACGACGGAGATCTGTGAAAACACCAAAATAGCCCGTGAAATGGCCGTCATGGGGAACTACGATTCGGCCGGAATTTACTACGAAGGCGTATTGCAAATGTTGCGTAAGCTTCTCATGGGCATCTCGGAACCAATCCGGAAAGGCAAGTGGGTGATG ATCCAGCAGGAAATCAACAAAGAGTACACACAGATGAAACTCATTCAGAAGACGCTAACCGAGATTACGATGGATCTGCAGAATGCACCTCTGCAGGCACGCATTCGGACACCGCTGCACGAAACGGCCAACAAAGATCCGGCCGCATGGTTTCGTGCCGACCCAGATATTTGGGCGCCACCCAACCCGAACCGGGATCCGGATGTTTGGGGTCCACCACCAATGCCATTGGAGCGAGAGCATAACACCGGTGGCCGGACAATTGCCTCGCGCAGTCAGAGTCGTTCGAGCACGGCACTCAACCGGAAAGCGGAGGTGAACAGGAAGAATGCGGTAACCAAATCGGCCACCTCGTCGGTGATCTCTAGTAGGAGGACCGTAAGCTCAAGCGTGCGGACAAATGGAAAAACCGCGACGTTACCCCGGAGCAAAGGGAAGCCTAGTGCGAATGCTGCCGGGGACACTGGTAGCGAGGGTAGCAAAGGAGAAAAGAGCGACAAAGAGAAGAACGATGACGATAAAGAGGATCAGGAGAATCAGGAAGAGCCGGAGCGAAAGTTCGAACCGGCAAGCCATGTGGATGTAGATCTAGTCGACATGCTGGAACGTGATATTCTACAGAAAAATCCCAACATTCACTGGGACGACATTGCGGATTTGCATGAGGCGAAACGTCTGCTTGAAGAAGCGGTTGTGCTTCCCATGTGGATGCCTGATTATTTCAAAGGAATTCGGAGGCCATGGAAAGGGGTACTGATGGTGGGAccgcccggcaccggcaaaacaATGCTTGCGAAGGCTGTGGCCACCGAATGTGGCACCACATTTTTCAACGTTTCCTCTTCCACGCTCACATCAAAGTACCGAGGAGAGTCGGAGAAACTGGTAAGATTACTGTTCGAAATGGCTCGTTTCTACGCTCCTAGCACCATATTTATCGATGAGATCGATTCACTCTGCTCGCGGCGAGGATCGGAATCGGAGCATGAGGCTTCCCGCCGTGTAAAGTCAGAATTGTTAGTACAAATGGACGGCGTTAGTAACGATGAGGCCACCAAGATAGTGATGGTCCTAGCGGCAACCAATTTCCCCTGGGACATCGATGAAGCTTTGAGAAGACGTCTCGAGAAACGTATCTACATCCCTCTGCCGAACAAAGAAGGTCGCGAAGCGCTGCTCAAAATCAATCTCCGGGAGGTCAAGGTGGGCGAAACGGTGGATTTGAACCTCATCGCAACCCGACTGGACGGTTACTCTGGAGCGGACATAACGAACGTCTGTCGAGATGCGAGTATGATGTCAATGAGGAGAAAGATTGCCGGCCTTAAGCCGGAACAGATTCGTCAACTGGCGAAAGAGGAACTGGATCTGCCCGTGTCCAATCAAGACTTCACCGAGGCTATTGCCAAGTGCAACAAAAGTGTGTCGAAGGACGATCTTATCAAATATCAGCAGTGGATGAGAGAGTTCGGCTCGTCGTGA